One part of the Chryseobacterium sp. 7 genome encodes these proteins:
- a CDS encoding GNAT family N-acetyltransferase, whose amino-acid sequence MITREATDQDLEILLEFEQGVVSAERPFNSTLIEGEIHYYDLNSLMVSSDATVIVAEENNEIIASGYALIKKAEKNYYQFKEYAYLGFMYVKPEHRGKGINKVITNELIAWAKSRGVTEVRLEVYAQNESAIKAYEKAGFESHILMMRLKP is encoded by the coding sequence ATGATCACAAGAGAAGCCACAGACCAGGATTTGGAAATTCTATTAGAATTTGAACAGGGAGTTGTAAGTGCAGAAAGACCTTTCAACAGCACCCTTATTGAGGGAGAAATTCATTATTACGATTTAAACAGCCTTATGGTGTCTTCGGACGCGACTGTAATTGTTGCCGAAGAGAATAATGAAATCATCGCATCAGGCTATGCCCTGATCAAAAAAGCAGAGAAGAATTATTATCAGTTTAAAGAATATGCCTACCTCGGCTTTATGTATGTAAAGCCTGAGCACAGAGGAAAAGGAATCAATAAAGTGATTACCAATGAGCTCATTGCCTGGGCAAAATCAAGAGGAGTCACTGAGGTGAGACTAGAAGTATATGCTCAAAATGAATCCGCTATAAAAGCTTATGAAAAAGCAGGTTTTGAATCCCATATTCTTATGATGAGATTAAAACCGTAA
- the lpxK gene encoding tetraacyldisaccharide 4'-kinase — translation MKRWYLYPFSLGYHLVTGIRNTMYDLGAFKSTKFKTPIINVGNLSVGGSGKSPMVMYLAQFLSKHYRTGVLSRGYGRLTKGYEVTNYESNYKMVGDEAMQLFERFKNRFVIAVSEERVPGAKKVIDDMDLEVLVLDDAMQHRAIKAGFNILMTDFNDPFFKDYLLPAGDLRESRAGYKRANIIMVSKCPDELTEETKRYYISRIRPAYGQKVFFSSIGYDENVYGKDKMLPDNNLNYYDILLITGIANPKPLLEHLAKFSKRVKHLKFRDHHNFTDDDIKKILAEYKKLGEYKLILTTEKDYVRLKTFDYLREIVYYWPINVLIDKKEEFNQIILDYVRKN, via the coding sequence ATGAAAAGATGGTACCTTTATCCTTTTTCCCTTGGTTATCATTTGGTAACGGGTATCCGGAACACCATGTATGATCTGGGAGCTTTTAAGTCGACAAAATTCAAAACACCGATAATTAATGTCGGAAACCTTTCTGTGGGCGGAAGCGGGAAGTCACCCATGGTGATGTATCTTGCCCAGTTCTTATCCAAACATTACAGAACCGGTGTACTTTCACGTGGCTACGGAAGGCTTACCAAAGGCTATGAAGTAACCAATTACGAAAGCAACTACAAAATGGTAGGTGATGAAGCCATGCAGCTTTTTGAGCGTTTTAAAAACCGTTTTGTGATTGCTGTTTCCGAAGAACGCGTGCCAGGAGCCAAGAAAGTAATTGATGATATGGATCTTGAAGTTCTGGTACTTGATGATGCCATGCAGCACAGAGCCATCAAGGCCGGATTCAATATACTGATGACTGATTTTAATGATCCTTTTTTCAAGGATTATCTTCTTCCTGCCGGAGATCTGAGAGAATCAAGAGCCGGATATAAAAGAGCAAACATCATCATGGTCAGCAAATGTCCGGACGAACTGACGGAAGAAACAAAAAGGTATTATATCTCAAGGATAAGACCTGCTTATGGGCAGAAGGTTTTCTTTTCATCCATTGGCTATGACGAAAATGTATACGGAAAAGATAAAATGCTTCCGGATAACAACCTGAATTATTATGATATTTTACTGATTACCGGAATTGCGAATCCAAAGCCACTTCTGGAACATCTGGCAAAATTCTCAAAAAGGGTAAAGCATTTAAAATTCAGAGATCATCATAATTTCACGGATGATGATATTAAAAAAATCCTTGCCGAGTATAAAAAACTGGGAGAATATAAACTGATATTAACCACAGAGAAAGACTATGTACGTCTGAAAACTTTTGACTATCTTAGAGAAATTGTTTACTACTGGCCTATCAATGTACTTATTGATAAGAAAGAAGAATTCAACCAAATCATCTTAGATTATGTTAGAAAAAATTAA
- the truA gene encoding tRNA pseudouridine(38-40) synthase TruA has product MWSYYNTLRYFIEFSYNGKNYFGYQIQPDAISVQEELEKALSTILREEIKTTGAGRTDTGVHAKKIFAHFDTEKELDDQLPRRLNSFLPPDISIKRIFPVKDDFHARFDAIFRTYEYYISLEKNPFTQESAWQHWKRSLDIDAMNEACKILFEYEDFTSFAKLKTDNKTNICKMYKAEWEQNGSELKFTVSANRFLRNMVRAIVGTMVEIGTGKLKPEDLRKVIEDKNRNAAGTSAPGHGLYLVDVGYEF; this is encoded by the coding sequence TTGTGGAGTTATTACAATACATTGAGATACTTTATTGAATTTTCTTACAACGGAAAGAATTATTTCGGCTACCAGATACAGCCGGACGCCATTTCTGTACAGGAAGAACTGGAAAAAGCGCTGTCTACTATTTTGCGCGAAGAGATTAAAACTACAGGTGCAGGAAGAACGGATACAGGAGTTCATGCCAAAAAAATATTTGCTCATTTTGATACGGAAAAGGAATTAGATGACCAGCTTCCACGAAGGTTGAACAGTTTTCTTCCGCCTGATATTTCCATTAAAAGAATTTTTCCGGTAAAAGATGATTTTCACGCCCGTTTTGATGCTATATTCAGAACTTACGAATATTATATCTCTCTGGAAAAAAATCCGTTTACTCAGGAATCTGCGTGGCAGCACTGGAAAAGATCTCTGGATATTGATGCGATGAATGAAGCCTGTAAGATTCTTTTTGAATATGAAGATTTTACCAGTTTTGCAAAATTGAAGACTGACAACAAAACCAATATCTGCAAAATGTACAAGGCAGAATGGGAGCAGAACGGATCGGAACTGAAGTTTACAGTTTCTGCCAACCGTTTTCTCAGAAATATGGTTCGTGCTATTGTTGGCACCATGGTAGAAATTGGAACCGGAAAACTGAAGCCTGAAGATCTCCGTAAAGTAATTGAAGATAAAAACCGTAATGCTGCGGGAACTTCAGCACCGGGGCATGGGTTGTATCTGGTGGATGTAGGGTATGAATTTTAA
- a CDS encoding purine-nucleoside phosphorylase, with the protein MLEKIKETADFIKNIIQETPDFAVVLGSGLGKLQNEVEPIHVLEYKDIPHFPQTTVAGHTGKLIYGLLEGKKVLMMSGRFHYYEGHSMETVTFPIRVFHLLGIQNLILSNACGGVNPAYSVADIVILKDHINMMPEHPLRGKNIDELGPRFVDMSEPYNKKMIATAEQAAADHQIKIHQGVYVALQGPTFETPAEYGMIKAIGGDMVGMSTVPEVIVARHMGMDVFCISVITDLGGPDVAFAVSHEEVLNAANKAMPNVIAVVRGLIKNYQ; encoded by the coding sequence ATGTTAGAAAAAATTAAAGAGACTGCAGATTTTATTAAAAATATTATTCAGGAAACTCCTGATTTTGCAGTCGTTTTAGGATCAGGACTGGGAAAGTTACAAAATGAAGTAGAACCGATCCATGTTTTAGAGTACAAAGACATTCCTCATTTTCCACAGACTACCGTGGCCGGACATACCGGAAAACTGATTTACGGACTTCTGGAAGGCAAAAAAGTACTGATGATGAGCGGACGTTTCCATTATTATGAAGGCCATTCAATGGAAACGGTCACTTTTCCCATAAGAGTTTTTCATTTGCTGGGAATTCAAAACCTTATTCTTTCCAATGCCTGCGGTGGTGTAAACCCGGCTTACAGTGTTGCAGATATTGTCATTCTGAAAGATCATATCAACATGATGCCTGAGCATCCTTTACGCGGAAAAAATATCGATGAGCTTGGACCGCGCTTTGTGGATATGAGTGAACCTTACAACAAAAAAATGATTGCCACTGCGGAACAGGCAGCTGCAGATCACCAAATAAAAATCCATCAGGGAGTTTATGTTGCCCTTCAAGGACCAACCTTTGAAACGCCGGCCGAATATGGAATGATCAAAGCTATTGGTGGTGATATGGTAGGAATGAGCACCGTTCCTGAAGTGATTGTTGCCAGACATATGGGAATGGATGTTTTCTGTATTTCTGTCATCACAGATCTTGGCGGGCCGGATGTAGCTTTTGCCGTTTCTCACGAAGAAGTTTTGAATGCAGCCAATAAAGCAATGCCCAATGTAATTGCCGTTGTTAGAGGTTTGATTAAAAACTATCAATAA
- a CDS encoding TlpA family protein disulfide reductase yields the protein MKKLILIFMMGIFGISYSQKVPAVLKTGFSKEALQQKLEDEEGKTVTIKQILAQHKGKVLVIDFWAGWCRDCLNALPKAKELEEHNKNIDFVFLSLDRSKEGFEKSLERFDMKDKENYWFSTGWKNDFNNYVDLNWIPRYMVIDQKSSIAKYYAISPEDPELQQTIDKLLQ from the coding sequence ATGAAAAAGTTGATACTAATTTTTATGATGGGTATTTTTGGAATAAGCTATTCACAAAAAGTCCCTGCCGTCCTTAAAACAGGATTTTCAAAAGAAGCTTTACAGCAGAAACTGGAAGATGAAGAGGGAAAAACCGTTACCATCAAACAGATTCTGGCTCAGCATAAAGGAAAAGTTTTAGTGATTGATTTCTGGGCAGGATGGTGTAGAGATTGTTTAAATGCACTTCCAAAAGCCAAAGAATTAGAAGAACATAACAAGAATATTGATTTTGTATTTCTGTCATTAGACCGTTCAAAAGAAGGATTTGAAAAAAGTCTGGAAAGATTTGATATGAAAGACAAAGAAAATTACTGGTTTTCTACAGGCTGGAAAAACGATTTCAATAATTACGTAGACCTTAACTGGATCCCAAGATATATGGTGATTGATCAGAAATCTTCGATTGCAAAATACTATGCAATTTCCCCGGAAGATCCTGAACTTCAGCAAACCATAGACAAGCTTTTACAATAA
- a CDS encoding ABC transporter ATP-binding protein — MKKQDTWEIIKRLFFIGMKFRSWFILTLIISIFLSIVSTYRPYLTMQVVDNDITKLHDKALMMKHIYILVGLVFAETILNFFLVYFSNFISQNVIRDIRERLYAKLIYFKTSFFDKTPIGQLVTRAVGDVETIATVYTDGFLMVFGDILRILFVLVMMFSTNVHLSYITLAILPLMVVITRFFQKRLKKAFGDERNWTANQNSFVQERLAGMSIIQVFNRQESEFKKFDDINITLKGALLRTVFIFSLFFPVVELISSLFIGFILFYGGYITISAGVVIAFIQYISMLIRPLRQIADRFNNIQRGIVGAERVLGLMDEENSMPNNGTVKKDHFAGKIEFQKVHFAYDEKQEVLKGIDFKVNPGETVAIVGATGAGKSTIISLITRLYDINSGNILIDDVDLKDYELYNLRSHIGVVLQDVFLFHGSIFENLAFGDDSITLDKIKAGAREIEVDQFIQQLPGGYDYVVSERGSSISLGQRQLLSFLRAYLSDPKILILDEATSSIDHESEKLIQRATEKITKNRTSIIIAHRLSTIEKADKIIVMEHGKIVEEGKHLDLLDKNGYYATLYKAQLRHEVEMEEEKEL; from the coding sequence ATGAAAAAACAAGATACTTGGGAAATTATAAAAAGGCTGTTCTTTATCGGAATGAAATTTCGTTCATGGTTCATCCTTACCCTTATTATTTCCATATTCCTTTCTATCGTTTCTACTTACAGGCCTTATCTTACCATGCAGGTGGTGGATAATGACATTACAAAGCTGCATGACAAGGCTTTGATGATGAAACATATCTACATTCTTGTAGGATTGGTGTTTGCAGAAACTATTTTAAACTTTTTCTTAGTTTATTTTTCAAATTTCATCTCGCAGAATGTGATCAGGGATATCAGAGAGCGTTTATATGCTAAGCTGATTTATTTCAAAACTTCATTTTTTGATAAAACTCCAATCGGACAGTTGGTAACCCGTGCGGTAGGAGATGTGGAAACTATTGCAACGGTGTACACGGATGGTTTTCTGATGGTATTCGGGGATATTCTGAGAATTTTGTTTGTACTGGTGATGATGTTCAGTACCAATGTTCACCTGAGTTATATTACACTGGCTATTTTGCCTTTAATGGTGGTGATTACAAGATTCTTCCAGAAAAGACTTAAAAAAGCTTTTGGGGATGAAAGAAACTGGACAGCCAATCAAAATTCATTTGTACAGGAAAGATTGGCGGGAATGTCAATTATTCAGGTATTCAACAGGCAGGAATCTGAGTTTAAGAAATTTGATGATATCAATATTACCCTTAAGGGAGCATTACTGAGAACCGTATTTATTTTCTCACTGTTCTTTCCTGTAGTAGAGCTTATTTCTTCATTATTCATCGGGTTTATCCTTTTCTATGGCGGATATATTACGATTAGTGCAGGGGTGGTAATTGCATTTATCCAGTATATTTCAATGCTGATCCGTCCTTTGAGACAGATTGCAGACCGTTTCAATAATATCCAGCGAGGAATTGTAGGAGCAGAAAGAGTGTTGGGACTCATGGATGAAGAGAACTCCATGCCGAATAACGGAACGGTGAAGAAAGACCACTTTGCCGGAAAAATTGAATTTCAGAAAGTGCATTTTGCCTATGATGAAAAGCAGGAAGTTCTGAAAGGAATTGATTTTAAAGTAAATCCTGGAGAAACGGTTGCTATTGTAGGGGCTACAGGAGCAGGAAAATCTACTATTATCAGTTTGATTACAAGATTATATGATATCAATTCCGGAAATATTCTGATTGATGATGTGGATTTAAAAGATTACGAGCTTTATAATCTGAGAAGTCATATCGGAGTGGTATTACAGGATGTTTTCCTTTTCCACGGAAGTATTTTTGAGAATCTTGCCTTTGGAGATGACAGTATAACATTGGATAAAATAAAAGCAGGTGCCAGAGAGATTGAAGTTGACCAGTTTATCCAGCAACTTCCCGGTGGATATGATTATGTAGTGAGTGAAAGAGGTTCATCCATCTCTTTAGGTCAGAGACAATTGCTGTCTTTCCTGAGAGCGTATTTATCTGATCCAAAAATTTTAATTCTGGATGAAGCTACGTCTTCCATTGACCATGAAAGTGAGAAACTGATTCAGAGAGCCACTGAAAAAATTACTAAAAACAGAACATCCATTATCATCGCCCACAGACTTTCTACTATTGAAAAGGCCGATAAGATTATTGTAATGGAACATGGTAAAATTGTAGAAGAAGGGAAACACCTTGATCTTCTGGATAAGAACGGATATTATGCTACTCTTTACAAGGCCCAGCTTCGCCATGAAGTAGAAATGGAAGAAGAAAAAGAATTATAA